AGCACATCTGTTAAATCAGCCAGGACTGTAGAAGGAACCTCTACTCTTACTCCAATATCAACTGGATTGTTCAATGTCTTTAGTCCCAATAATTGAGCTTCGGTTGTTAACCATTCAGCACCAACTCTTCCTGGTGCTGCAATTACGTATTTTCCGATAATTTCTTGGTCTTTAATTGTTTTTATACCTATCACTCTATGATCTTTTACTAGCAATCCTTTTACTTCTGTATCAGTCCTAATATCAACATTCTTTTTCTGAAGTTGTTCCCTCATTTTTTCTATTATCTTTGCGCAATTCTCAGTTCCAAGATGACGAAGTTTATCTGGGATTAATTTTAATCCAGCCAGAGTTGCTTTTCTTCTGATTTCCTCGACTTTATCCTCATCTGCCCCAAAAAGAGTCTTTGGTGCACCAAATTTTAACCAAATCTTATCAACATATTGTATGAGTTCTGAAAGCTTCTCATCTCCAAGATACTCATTGAGCCAGCCTCCTATCTTATTGGACAAAGTCAATTTTCCATCACTAAAAGCTCCTGAGCCACCCCAACCGCTCAATAAAAAGCAAGGATTACAACGCACACATTCCATACCTCTACTGGCCGGACATTTACGCTTCCCTATTGATGGGCCTCTATCTAACATTAAAATTCGTAAGTCAGTATTATTAGATAATTCTAAAGCTGAGAATATCCCGGCTGGACCACACCCAATTATTATTACGTCGAAAGTCAATTAACCTTAACTCCATAAAAGAACCAAGGGAATATCAAATGAATGCTAATATAAAAATAACTATTGAAAATCAGTAGTTCAAAATAATAGAACGTAAGCTACACTATATTATAGGATTTTTACATAAAAGCATGTATTCTAAGAAAAAAATAAAAAAAAGTAAGAAGTGGTTTTTATTAAATTTACTTTTTGGTTATACCAATTATTGCCTTAACTGCTAGAATAATAGCGGCTGGAGCTACGAATGCAGCAATATTGTTCAAAATTGCATTGATAATGGTTCCTAAGGGAGCAATTACTTGATCTATTACCAAGAAAATTCCGCCACCATTAGCAACTAACAAAGCGATTGCAGCCATTAGAAATGTCGAGGCTTCTTTGGTTGTTATTGTTGTCAATCCAACTATGATACCAAGAATTACCATTACTAGCGTAACCCATCCAAGAGCTGTACCACCGCCCATGCCTGCCGCAAGACCAGCTAAAATTGCTATTATTATAAAAGCAATGAAGGCCCATTCACCAATTTTTGCTTTCATTTTTATTATACACCAATCCTAAAATTCTATTCTTACTATTTAACAAATATATAACTTTCCTTTATAGACCTATGCATTAAAATAATATTCTCATGTGATTTGATTTAGTTTGTTGAGACCTATAATTGGAATTATATCTTTAAATTCCCAATTTTCCCTAAGAAAGTACCATCTAACATATATACGTCAGCCTTATACATCTCTATGCTTCTAGACCTTAAAATGGGGCCAAAATATACGTTTTCTCTATCAGGTTGCTTATTTATATTAACAGGTTGACCGCCCAGCAGTCCATTGAATGATGGAATAATTATGAACTCAGAAAAAGAATCCTTACTCAAAAATGAATCTAAGAATTCCCTAGATTTACCACTAACATTTTTTCCTAAAGAATTTGCAAGCTTACGAATACTGCATTCAGCTTTAATCCAGACTTGCCTAGTTATTCTAAATCCAAAATCATCTCTCAGAGTAATTACTGGATGCAGATGTCCCATGATTAAGTGCTTACACTTCAACAATTCAACTGATGGCCAAGCATGTCCATGAAAAACACCAACATCATTTAATAGAGTATCACCCTTTGGACTCGTAATTTTAGCGGTCCGTGGAATTAAAGCTTCAAGATTGCCATCATGATTTCCAGGAATTATCTTTATGTCAGTCACAAATTTAGATATTTTTTCAAAGAAATCAGGCACGTCGTGCCATTCGCTCAATTCAATTCCTGAGACAGTATGCTTGACATCGCCTAGAAGAACCAAAGTTGTTGGCTTATAAGAGATAAGTAATTTAACTGTCTTCTCAATCATTTTAGGTGTTTGAGAAGGAACATGTATGCCTCGAGATGAAAGTGATACTTCCCAACCAATATGAAGATCACTAATTATTAGAATTTTTTCAGATTTTTTCTCAAGAATAAGAGCTGGAAAGGATGGAATTGGTGTTAAATTGATTGATATTAGGTATTACGCCCCCAAAAATGTATGGCAACACATTAAATAAAGAATTAATAATTTCAATTCTATCTAATTACATCATTTCAAAAGGTAATTTCAAAGGCTTTCGAGATTCTAGATGCAAAATGTCATTAAGAAAGAAAGAGTCATCAGTCCTTTATGAAATATGTGCCGAATTGGACTCTAAAGGTAAGATATCAAAAAATGAGAATATTAAATCCTTGCAGATTTTTGGAAATAGATTCAAAGAAGCAATTAATCTGGTTAATAAAAGAAGAGTAAAGAAATATATCTTTAAACCAAGCAAAAGGGCTATTTGGATTGTGCATGGAAGAATGAAGGAATATCAAATCTTTCCTGAAACTAACTTCTGTAATTGTGATGATTATTATTTTAGAGTTATGAAATCGGAAAAAGAATTATGTTATCACCTAATTGCGCAAAAGATAGCTGAAGCCTTAGATAAATATGATTCAGAAGAATTGTCTGATAAAGACTATAGTCTTATAACTAAAAAATTTAGAGTAACATAGAGATTTGCTTAAATCTATATTCGAAATATTTAATGTTTAGAAAAAGCTATTGGAGGGTTGTAAATGATTTCTGAAGAAATTTTTGAGTTTTTAAAAATGTTTCTCGTGATATCGGGCGTAACAACATTGCTCTTAATATTTGTTAACATAGCATATGAAAAAACTGGGGAATAGAATAATCGATCATATTTTTCAATCTATCAAATCTTTATTACTATTCTACGCGGGGGTTCCCAAGCCAGGTCAAAGGGGCGAGGTTCAGGTCCTCGTGGCATAGGCCTTCGTGGGTTCGAATCCCACCCTCCGCATCTTGGAACCTTTAAATTAATGAAATCCAATTCGTAAAAAAGATTATAGATTATTATTTTAAAATAAGCATATATTGATGTTAAAGAGAAGTTGAAACATCCTGCCTAGTAAAACATATATTTAATTCATAATTTCTTTGCGTTGCAGTCCTAGAGATGATTAAAGAGATGGAAGATTTTCAAGATTTAATCGTTAATCTTATTGAAGCAAGTAATAATCATGAAAGATACAGAGATGAAGAATGTATAAATCTTATTGCAAGTGAAGGATTGAAATCCCCAGCTGTAAAAGATATGCTTAGACTATCCATGGATTTAGAAACAAGATATGCTGAGGGTGAAAATGATATTCAAGGTCATGTTAAAGCAAGACATTATCAAGGTCAAAAGTATATGGTAGAAATTGAGGATCTAGCTACAGACATGATAAAGAATTTATTCAATTGTAATTGGGCAGATCTGCGTTTAGTATCTGGTACACATGCAAATCTTGCTACATTTAAAGGATTATCCTTAGTTACCGAAAACAACAAAATGGTTGTGACACCAGTAAGCTGTGGAGCACATATTTCACATGACTATGCCGGATTGTCAGGCCAAGTTTTAGGGTTAGAAAACATTGATCATGCTTATAATATGGAAGATATGAGTATTGATCCAGACAAGTCAGCTGAGATTATTAGGGCATCTAAACCAGGCATAGTGACTTTTGGAGGAAGTTTATTTCTTTTTCCACATCCAGTAAAGGAATTAAAAGAAATTGCAGAAGATGTTGGAGCATTCATAGTCTATGATGCAGCTCATGTTTTGGGTCTTATTGCAGGAGGTGCATTCCAAGATCCTTTGAGAGAAGGAGCTGATTTCATTACTTCATCAACTCATAAGACATTTCCTGGTCCTCAAGGTGGAGTCATACTTTCAGATGTGCGAAATGAAAGAGTTGAGAAAGCTGTAGAATCTGTCCAATACGCAGTCTTTCCATTAAGCACTTCCAATACCCATTTAGGAAGGTTGCCTGCCTTAGGCATAGCTTCTCTAGAATTGAAACTTTTTGGAAATAAACTAGCTAAAGAAATTATTAAAAACGCTCAAGCTGCAGGTCAATATTTGTATGAAAATGGAATTAAAGTTCTTGGTGAGTCTAAAGGCTTTACCATGTCACATCAGTTAGCTATTGATGTTCGTGAATTCGGTGGCGGCAAGAAGATGGCCAAAAAAATTGAGGATGCAAATATTATTTTAAATAAAAATCTTTTGCCATACGATGATCAAAGTAATCGTGATAGCCCTTCTGGTCTTAGAATTGGCTTCCAAGACATAACTAGGCGAGGTTTTGAAGATGGAGATATCAAGCACTTATGTGATCTAATCATAAGCATCATTAAAGGTAAAAGCGAACCTTCAGATGTTAAAAAAGAAGTGATTACCTTTATACGACAATTTAATCGAATTAAGTATGGATTCAATGATGTTCAAGAAGTATTAAAATACATTAAAGAAAGCAAATGAGATTAATCAAAGCTTCAATCTTTTTTCCCGAAAAATTTTAATCCAGCATTAAGAAGCTCGTATAATTCCTGTGTAGAGGTAATTCCTACAACAACCCCATCTACTTTGTCAACAAGATAATTGAAAGCTTTCATGGGTATTAACATACCTGCTGCCAAGGCCTTCATTGCAATTATTTTTTTTCCAGTTTCTCTCGCTTCAATAATAGCATTTAGAGTGGAATCAGCATTAGGCAACATGAATTCTCCAATCGAATTGATGGGAGTTAGTATAATGTCTATTTCATTTATTCCTAATACTTTGGGAATAATATTGCCTGGAGAATGTGTGGCAATACCGGTTGGAATGTCATTAAATCTTCTCTTAATAATTCTAAGAACATCAGTAAGACTTCCAGGCATATCATCTGTGAATGATCCGTGAATAATTATTGATTGAGCTCCGATCAATTCACAAAGAGTTAACTCTTCTTGAAGATTTCGGCCCTCTACAGTTGCTAAAATAAAGTTATCAATAAATGTACTTCTTATAGCTTCAGCAATAGCATGTATTATTACTGGATCACTCGGAACATGAATAGCATTTAATCCTCGTAAAATAGATTCTTGATAAAGTTGAGTAATGTTAGGAGGATTAAGATAGAATTTATTATGATATATCATCGAGCGCTCTTTAAACTGTCCAGCCCCAAAGAATGGCGAACTTCCAAATAATACTTTTGGAAATTTAACCTTACCAATTTGAAAACTATCAAGAAGATATTTCTTATAAAAACTATTTGATATCAAATCTAATTGACCTTCTAGAATATTCAAAGTCGATTTCTTTTATTAAAAAAATAATGAAACCCATAAAAGCGGAATTTTTTCATGAATGTTTTTAAATAGATAAATAAATTCCTATTAATTGATGATTCATACTATGGAAGCTCTAAAAAAGATTGAAGCTCAAGAGCTCCAAACTAAACCTATAATCATTCCATCTGATTATACCATATCAAAGATCATTGGTGTTCTAAAGGATCTTAATGCTTATGAGGTTTTTACAGTTGAACGAAACAAAATTGGAATGGTTACTATCCGGGATATTCTAAAGGTTTCTCATCTTGCGAGTGCAAAGCCCTCTTCTCTAATAAAATACCCTACAAAAATTACACCAACAACAGGCCTTAGTAAAATTACAAGAATTCTTACAGATTACCGTCTTAGAGCCCTACCAATAATGAAAGATGAAGAATTCACAGGCGTAGTCACAGATAAAAAAATATTAGAGATGCTCTTAGCAAAAAGTGATCTTAATTTTCTAATAAAATCGTTATCATCAAGTAAACTAATAACGATCACAGAAGACGATATTGTTGCCAAAGCAAGGAATCTAATGGTTGAGAATAGAGTTGATCATCTTCCAGTGATTTCACATAAGAAAGTTACTGGTATCTTGACCTCGAGTCATATAATTTTTCGTTTAATCCCAAGAGAAAGAATTGGGAGCGAGACTTTTGGAATCGAAATAAAAAAACGCTTGAGTTATCAAGTTAAAGCTTTGATGGATAGTAGACCACTTTCATGTCAAGCGCATGATAAAGCATTCAGCGTACTCGAAAAAATGCTAAAGATAGATAAGAGATATGCTCTAATAACTGTCCTAGATATGGTTCAAGGAATAATCACTATGAGAGACTTCGTTAGGCTTTTGGCGGAACCTGAGGCTAAACCAGAGATCCCGGTCTATATAATTGGTTTGCCTGAAGATCCTTTTGAAGCCGCGCTAGCAGAATCAAAATTTTTTAAAGTTGTTCAATCTTTGAAAAGAGTTTTTCCAGATATTGAAGAAGCTCGCTCAGTTATAAAAATCTCTGAGTCTGTTAAAGGTAAAGAAAGACGAAGATATGAGGTGGATATTACGATAAAGACAACTAAAGATATTTTTTCCTTTACTCACAAGGGCTGGGAATTGCCCAGCATTTATGATGAATTATCAAATAGAATCAAACGTTTACTTAGTCAGAGACGAAGAAAGACCAGAAGAAAACGTACGCGCTAACCATTATGATTGATTCGAAATAACAAAATTTCTATTACGTATAGTTCTTAATAATGAGGCAATAAAAAAAGCAATTCCTGAAATTAATATAATTGTAGCCCCTGAAGGAAGATCAAATATATAAGAAAACCAAAGGCCAGTAAAAGTGAAAAATGCTCCAAGAATCACTGCATAAAATATGATTTTCTTCATATTATGAGTGTATTGTTCACTAATCGCAGCTGGGATCGTCAATAGAGCTATAACTAATATTACTCCAACAATCCTGATCAGAACAACTACGGTGAGGGCTGTCAAACATAAGATAAGCAAGTAGAGCTGATTTACAGGCACACCAACTATAGAAGCAAACTCTTCATCAAAGGAGATGGCTAATAGTTCTTTATACAAAGCAAATACCAGTCCAATTATAACTATATCTAAAATAGCCATCAACATCAGATCGGAACGAGGTACAGTTAGGATGTTACCAAATAGGTAGCTGAAAAGGTCAGGAGCATAACCTGGGGTCAGACTAATAAATAAAATTCCTAAAGCCATTCCCAAAGACCAAAGAATAGCTATAGCGGTGTCTTCTCGTTTTGCAGCTTTCTTGCTAATGATACCAATACCCATAGCTGAGGTGATCGAAAAGAGTACTGCTCCAAGAATAGGATTGATCCCCAGATAGTACCCAAGTCCTATCCCACCAAAAGAAGCATGTGAAATTCCACCACTAATAAAAACAATCCTCTTAATTACGATATAAGATCCAACTACACCACAGGCTACACTTGCCAACAAACCAGCAATCAAAGCATTTCTCATGAATTCGTATTGAAGTGCTTCTATCATTTCTACTCACTTGTGTTCCTTGACGACTCGATGTGGAATTCCATGAGCTATCATTTCTACAGGGCATTTATAGGTCTCAGACCAGATTTCTGGTGTAATTTCTTTAGTTCCCTGATAAAATAATTTCCGATTCAGACATGCAATTTTATCTACATATACCGAAACTGCAGAAATGTCATGAGTAACTAATATGATGGTAATTTTTTTCTTTAATTCATTTAAAAATTCCCAAAATTTCGTGTCTAATTCCTTATCAACGCTTGCAGTCGGCTCATCAAGAAGTAACATCTTGGGTTCTGAGGCCAGAGCTCTTGCAATAAATACTCGCTGCCTTTCTCCACCTGATAGCTTTCCTATAGCCTCATCTTTAAACCTAATCATATTCACTTTTTCTAAAGTTTCTTTGACAATTTCCTTATCTTGATAATTATAATTTTTGAAAAGATTATTGTGACCAAGTCTACCTGTTGCTACAACATCCCATACCGTTGCCGGAAATTCCAAGTCGAATCTTCTAATCTGAGGAACATATCCGATATGTTTCCTAGTTTTTTTGGGATGGTCTCCGAATACTTTGACTTCTCCTTTATTAGGTTTAATCAGACCTAAAACGACTTTTAATAGAGTTGTTTTGCCTCCTCCATTAGGTCCGATAATACCTAGAAAGTCATTTTCTTTAACAATTAGATTTATGCCTTCAAGTATGCTTTTATCCTCATAATGTACCCAAATGTCTTTAAGTTCAACAACAGGATTCATATCTAATTCAAACTTCTGGCGATCTCATCAGATATTTTCGTGAGCGTACTGATATAATCTTTTTCTAATGGACTTACAAGAACTACCGTTCCACCTATCTCACCAGCTATGGTTTCAGCGATATCAGTCTGAAATTCGGGAGTGGCAAATATTACCTTAATATTGTTTTCTTTTGCTTGATCTATAAGATAGGCTATTCCCTCAGGATTAGGTTCTTTACCTTCCTCTTCTATTGGAATCTGTTCCAGCTCATAATCCTTTGCAAAGTATCCCCAGGTAGGATGATATACCATAAACTTTCTAACCTTCAATCCAGAGAAGGAATTGGATAATTTTCTATCGGTCTCTTCTAGATCATTTATATAAGCATCTTTATTTTGGGCGTAATATTTTTTGTTACTAGGATCTAATTCAATAAGTCCATTACATATATTCTCAACCATGATCTTCGCATTGCGTGGAGACGTCCATATGTGAGGGTCTCTTCCAAAGTTTTGATTTTCATACATTTCGAGTTCGTGTTCATTATATTGACTTGTAATACCAATCAGTTCGATACTTTTGCTGCAATCAATAATTATCATATCAGGATTAGTAGCAATTATTTTATCCATCCAAGTTAGTTCAAATTCTATTCCAGAACCGACTTTTGCATAAATTTTTGCTTTTGCAACTTTTTGCATTTGACTTGGGGTGGGCTCATATGTATGCGGGCTTGCACCAGGAGGAACTAAAATAACAACAGATACTTTGTCTGCTCCAATCTTTTCTACAAACTCAGCTTGAGGTACTATAGTAACAATGACTCCGATTTTTTTGTCAGGTTCTGTTATCGATTCTTGGCTTGGATAGAAATAAAATACACTAACTGCAATTAGACATATGAATGACACACATAAAATCGCATAGCTTACACTATTCAAATCAATAACCGTCTAATCTTGGAACTATTATTAACATTTAAGTATTTTGTTAATAATTTTTATTGATCTCTTTAAATATAAGTTATTAATATGTTCAAAGTGATCCTTATGCCAATAATTAGCATGTCATTGAATGAAAAAATGGTATCTGAATTAGATAAAATTCAGAATGAAATGGGATTTTCAGGAAGATCTGAAGTAATTAGAGCAGGAATTAGAATGCTAATTTCGGATATGCGAGAAAAAGAGACTCTAATTGGCAGATTGAAAGGTGTTCTTCTATTAATTCATAAACATGAAGCAGAAGATTTCGTAAACAAAACCAAACATAAATTCTTAGATATAATATATACTCAACTTCATAATCGATTGAAAGATGACAAGTGTCTAGAATTATTCATCTTAGATGGTGAAGCAGAGAGAGCAAAGCATTTAATACAACTATTCCAGAAAAACGAGAATATAGAATATGCGAAGTTATTAGTAACTTGATTTATGCGTAATAATTTAAATTGAGTTAAAATGACCTTTGAGATCTCCAGTGAATTGAAAAGCTGGCGCGCGCAAATTGAAGCTAAGTAAATCTGGAATAATTACCATAGAGTATATAACGAAATTCTGTGGTGGAAAAGGAGAGCTGAATTAAATCTTTCTGCAAAATGCGACATATTTATTCTTTTATTACACTTAATTTTCCATATCTTCCTACGTTTAACTGTGTTTCTCCTCTAAATGAAGTTACATAACCATTCTCAATCTTGACTTTATCGTTAACTCCTACTTTATCAATATCTTCATTCCATAATGATAATTTAATTGTCCCAGAATCATCTTCAAAAGCTGCATTCGCTACTCTACTTGCTGCACCAAACTTTGTCATTACTTCTCTAGCTTCACCTACTTCTGTAATCTTTCCTTCAATATCGATATTTCTCATTCCTGTTTTGAGTTCGCTAACCTTCGTTTTTTAAACCTCCTTTACAAGAAATATTTTCATCAAAGTATAAAAGAATTCTAAAATTTCAATTTTAAATACGCGCTACAAAGTTCATTCTTTAACTAAAATTTTTACATCTGTGTAATTCTGAATTGGTCTTCCCTCATCGAGTTCTAAATCAACTTGAATATTTAGATTTTCTATATGACAGGTCTTCTTCACTATTTCTGAATTGGTATCAATAATTTGCGCGAATTCATTTTTTGTGGAAACGATTAATTCATGTAAAGGAACCTTCAACGACATTTGCCTTTCGGATTTAATCTTGCGAACTTCAGAAATTATTGCCTGGATCAGATCGCCATTCTTTTCTGAGGCTTCATCAATTAATTCTTCCTTTATTGAAGGCCATCCAGAATTATGCACGCTTTGAATTTCTGAATCTCTGTTGAGAAATTCAAATATATTCTCAGATATATGAGGGCATACAGGCGTTAGAATTTTTATGATATTGAGAGTTGTATTGTAAAGGACATATTGTGCTGCTATTCGGCTGGCATTATTTTCATTTGAATAAAGTCTATACTTAATAGCTTCAATATATTGATCACAAAAAATATGCCAGGTAAAATTCCTAATCGAGTCTAAGACAACATTGAATTGAAAAGAATCATAAGCGTCAGTTGTTTTCCTAATCAATTTTTGCAGTTTACTCATAATCCATCTATCAATGAGCTCAAGCTTCACATCTTCTTTTTCAAAATCCTGTAAATTCAAAATAACGAATCTAGATGCATTCCAGAGTTTTGTGAGAAATTTTTTTCCATACTCTACTTCACCCCAATTGAAAGGCAAATCATAACCGGTAACTGCGCCTCCTGCAGCCCACTGACGCAAAGAATCCGCCCCGTACTTTTCGACAGCTTCTCCTGCTTCAACGTAATTACCATAGGACTTATGCATCATTCTACCGTCTTCGCCTCTTACCATTCCGTTGACTAATACTGTTTTATATGGAGCAATTCCAAACAGCGCAAGATTCTTTACCATCAAATAATAGTCCCAAGTTCGTATTATATCGTAACCATTTGGTTGCAAATCTGCTGGGAATAACCGCTTGAAGGATTCCATATCCTTAGGCCATCCGGCGTGAACTGTGCATGTTAAAGAAGAATCCATCCAAGTATCCATCACAGAATTCTCGCCAGCAAATTCACCAGAACCGCATTTTGCACATTCTTTAATCTTAGGTTTTTCAAATCTTGGATCAATTGGAAGCCAATCTTTCTCTGCTATTATTAGATCTCTGCATTTTTTACAATACCAGATCGGTATAGGAGTAGCGAATATTCTTTGTCTTGAAATAACCCAATCCCAATCAAGTGATTTTGCCCAATCTATCATTCTTTTCTTTGCAAATTCTGGAACCCAATTTATCTTTTCTGACCAAGCTAAAACATCAGAAAGCATTTCTCGTGTTTTCATGAACCATTGATCTCTTGATATAATCTCTACTGGAGTATGACAACGCCAACAAGTACCGATACTCTGAGTTAATTTATCAATTTTCTCAACAAGTTTTTTTGATTCAAGGTCCTTCATTATTGATGATTTGCAATCTTCTGCTGAGAGGTTATGATACTTTCCTGCCTCTTCAGTCATTTTTCCATCTTCGCTAAGAATTTTGATTACAGGAAGTTTGTGTTTATTTTGCCATTTTACATCGGTTTTATCTCCAAAAGTACAGATCATAACAACTCCAGTACCAAAGTCAGGGTCCACATCCTCATCAGATATTATGGGAACCGTCCTACCATAAATTGGAATTTCTGCTTTTTTCCCGACAAAATTTGCATATCGTTTATCTGATGGATTGATAGCCACTGCCACACATGCTGCAAGTAACTCTGGTCTGGTTGTGGCTATTAGCAGTTTTTTTTCATTACTCTTGAATCTAATATAAATCAGGCTACTCTTTCTCTCAATATACTCAACTTCGGCTTCAGCAATAGCTGTTTCACAACGAGGACACCAATTTACTGGATGCTCACCTCGATAAATAAGTCCTTTTTCATAAAGCATAACAAAAGCTAGTTGTGAAGCATAGCTATAATCTGGGTCCATAGTTGTATATTCCAAAGTCCAATCTATTGAGAAGCCTAAAGTCTTCATACTCTTTTTCATTCTATTTATATAATCTTTTGTGAGTTTTACGCAAATTTCCTTGAAATCAGAAGCTGGAAGATCTTTTTTCTTTATTTTATAAGTAGTCTCTGCTCTCACTTCAGTTGGAAGGCCATGACAATCCCAACCTTGAGGGAAATGCACATTATAATTCTGCATTCTTTTGAACCGAGCAACAAAATCAAAGTAACACCAATTCAAGGCGTTTCCCATATGGAACTCGCCACTAGGATAGGGGGGTGGTGTGTCGATACTATAAGTTGGCCTTTGTTTGTCTTTTCTATCATACTTGAAAATCTGATTTTTTTCCCAAATATCCTGCCATTTCTCTTCATTTTCCTTAGGCGCATAAGCTTTGGGCATGGATTCTATCAGATTTCTTTTTTCAATGTTTGATTTACTCAAGCAGAATTTACTCCCCAAAATAAAGAGTATCAGCAGAATCATATTTCTGTAATATTAAAGACATAATACTTTTACTGCAAAACAGAAATTGTGTTTCTTTTAAAGGTCTTGATTTGGAATTATAAAAATCTCTCCAGAGAGGTGGTATCATCAGATATTTTTATCTTTTTTCCCACCTCTAAACGCATACTGTCATAAGCTGCCA
This region of Candidatus Bathyarchaeota archaeon genomic DNA includes:
- a CDS encoding NAD(P)/FAD-dependent oxidoreductase — encoded protein: MTFDVIIIGCGPAGIFSALELSNNTDLRILMLDRGPSIGKRKCPASRGMECVRCNPCFLLSGWGGSGAFSDGKLTLSNKIGGWLNEYLGDEKLSELIQYVDKIWLKFGAPKTLFGADEDKVEEIRRKATLAGLKLIPDKLRHLGTENCAKIIEKMREQLQKKNVDIRTDTEVKGLLVKDHRVIGIKTIKDQEIIGKYVIAAPGRVGAEWLTTEAQLLGLKTLNNPVDIGVRVEVPSTVLADLTDVLYEPKFIYFSKAFDDRVRTFCMNPMGEVITESYDGIVTVNGQSYANEKTENTNFAILVSTTFTEPFREPIAYGKYVARLANLLSGGIMIQRLGDLEVGRRSTDERIERNFVVPTQKSATPGDLSFVLPYRYLADIREMLKAMDLVSPGIYSKSTLLYGVEVKFYSSRLELNNSFETRIHNLFAIGDGAGITRGVAQASVSGIAAAREIENREKST
- a CDS encoding metallophosphoesterase yields the protein MSDLHIGWEVSLSSRGIHVPSQTPKMIEKTVKLLISYKPTTLVLLGDVKHTVSGIELSEWHDVPDFFEKISKFVTDIKIIPGNHDGNLEALIPRTAKITSPKGDTLLNDVGVFHGHAWPSVELLKCKHLIMGHLHPVITLRDDFGFRITRQVWIKAECSIRKLANSLGKNVSGKSREFLDSFLSKDSFSEFIIIPSFNGLLGGQPVNINKQPDRENVYFGPILRSRSIEMYKADVYMLDGTFLGKIGNLKI
- a CDS encoding serine hydroxymethyltransferase; translation: MEDFQDLIVNLIEASNNHERYRDEECINLIASEGLKSPAVKDMLRLSMDLETRYAEGENDIQGHVKARHYQGQKYMVEIEDLATDMIKNLFNCNWADLRLVSGTHANLATFKGLSLVTENNKMVVTPVSCGAHISHDYAGLSGQVLGLENIDHAYNMEDMSIDPDKSAEIIRASKPGIVTFGGSLFLFPHPVKELKEIAEDVGAFIVYDAAHVLGLIAGGAFQDPLREGADFITSSTHKTFPGPQGGVILSDVRNERVEKAVESVQYAVFPLSTSNTHLGRLPALGIASLELKLFGNKLAKEIIKNAQAAGQYLYENGIKVLGESKGFTMSHQLAIDVREFGGGKKMAKKIEDANIILNKNLLPYDDQSNRDSPSGLRIGFQDITRRGFEDGDIKHLCDLIISIIKGKSEPSDVKKEVITFIRQFNRIKYGFNDVQEVLKYIKESK
- a CDS encoding CBS domain-containing protein; this translates as MEALKKIEAQELQTKPIIIPSDYTISKIIGVLKDLNAYEVFTVERNKIGMVTIRDILKVSHLASAKPSSLIKYPTKITPTTGLSKITRILTDYRLRALPIMKDEEFTGVVTDKKILEMLLAKSDLNFLIKSLSSSKLITITEDDIVAKARNLMVENRVDHLPVISHKKVTGILTSSHIIFRLIPRERIGSETFGIEIKKRLSYQVKALMDSRPLSCQAHDKAFSVLEKMLKIDKRYALITVLDMVQGIITMRDFVRLLAEPEAKPEIPVYIIGLPEDPFEAALAESKFFKVVQSLKRVFPDIEEARSVIKISESVKGKERRRYEVDITIKTTKDIFSFTHKGWELPSIYDELSNRIKRLLSQRRRKTRRKRTR
- a CDS encoding metal ABC transporter permease, producing the protein MIEALQYEFMRNALIAGLLASVACGVVGSYIVIKRIVFISGGISHASFGGIGLGYYLGINPILGAVLFSITSAMGIGIISKKAAKREDTAIAILWSLGMALGILFISLTPGYAPDLFSYLFGNILTVPRSDLMLMAILDIVIIGLVFALYKELLAISFDEEFASIVGVPVNQLYLLILCLTALTVVVLIRIVGVILVIALLTIPAAISEQYTHNMKKIIFYAVILGAFFTFTGLWFSYIFDLPSGATIILISGIAFFIASLLRTIRNRNFVISNQS
- a CDS encoding ABC transporter ATP-binding protein — protein: MNPVVELKDIWVHYEDKSILEGINLIVKENDFLGIIGPNGGGKTTLLKVVLGLIKPNKGEVKVFGDHPKKTRKHIGYVPQIRRFDLEFPATVWDVVATGRLGHNNLFKNYNYQDKEIVKETLEKVNMIRFKDEAIGKLSGGERQRVFIARALASEPKMLLLDEPTASVDKELDTKFWEFLNELKKKITIILVTHDISAVSVYVDKIACLNRKLFYQGTKEITPEIWSETYKCPVEMIAHGIPHRVVKEHK
- a CDS encoding zinc ABC transporter substrate-binding protein, with product MNSVSYAILCVSFICLIAVSVFYFYPSQESITEPDKKIGVIVTIVPQAEFVEKIGADKVSVVILVPPGASPHTYEPTPSQMQKVAKAKIYAKVGSGIEFELTWMDKIIATNPDMIIIDCSKSIELIGITSQYNEHELEMYENQNFGRDPHIWTSPRNAKIMVENICNGLIELDPSNKKYYAQNKDAYINDLEETDRKLSNSFSGLKVRKFMVYHPTWGYFAKDYELEQIPIEEEGKEPNPEGIAYLIDQAKENNIKVIFATPEFQTDIAETIAGEIGGTVVLVSPLEKDYISTLTKISDEIARSLN
- a CDS encoding CopG family ribbon-helix-helix protein, whose translation is MPIISMSLNEKMVSELDKIQNEMGFSGRSEVIRAGIRMLISDMREKETLIGRLKGVLLLIHKHEAEDFVNKTKHKFLDIIYTQLHNRLKDDKCLELFILDGEAERAKHLIQLFQKNENIEYAKLLVT
- a CDS encoding DNA-binding protein yields the protein MRNIDIEGKITEVGEAREVMTKFGAASRVANAAFEDDSGTIKLSLWNEDIDKVGVNDKVKIENGYVTSFRGETQLNVGRYGKLSVIKE